The following coding sequences are from one Peromyscus eremicus chromosome X, PerEre_H2_v1, whole genome shotgun sequence window:
- the Slitrk4 gene encoding SLIT and NTRK-like protein 4 encodes MIIEKLFSFYFLDYFSLFRSIELFAVCKKMFLWLFLIVSALISSTNADSDISVEICNVCSCVSVENVLYVNCEKVSVYRPNQLKPPWSNFYHLNFQNNFLNILYPNTFVNFSHAVSLHLGNNKLQNIEGGAFLGLSALKQLHLNNNELKILRADTFLGIENLEYLQADYNLIKYIERGAFNKLHKLKVLILNDNLISFLPDNIFRFASLTHLDIRGNRIQKLPYIGVLEHIGRVVELQLEDNPWNCSCDLLPLKAWLENMPYNIYIGEAICETPSDLYGRLLKETNKQELCPMGTGSDFDVRILPPSQLENGYTTPNGHTTQTTLHRLVTKPPKTTNPSKISGIVAGKALSNRNLSQIVSYQTRVPPLTPCPAPCFCKTHPSDLGLSVNCQEKNIQSMSELIPKPLNAKKLHVNGNNIKDVDISDFTEFEGLDLLHLGSNQITVIKGEVFRNLTNLRRLYLNGNQIERLDPEIFSGLHNLQYLYLEYNLIKEILAGTFDSMPNLQLLYLNNNLLKSLPVYIFSGAPLARLNLRNNKFMYLPVSGVLDQLQSLTQIDLEGNPWDCTCDLVALKLWLEKLNDGIVVKELKCETPVQFANIELKSLKNEILCPKLLNKPSAPFTSPAPAIAFTTPLGPIRSPPGGPVPLSILILSILVVLILTVFVAFCLLVFVLRRNKKPTVKHEGLGNPECGSMQLQLRKHDHKTNKKDGLSTEAFIPQTIEQMSKSHTCGLKESETGFMFSDPPGQKVMMRNAADKDKDLLHVDTRKRLSTIDELDELFPSRDSNVFIQNFLESKKEYNSIGVSGFEIRYPEKQQDKKNKKSLIGGNHSKIVVEQRKSEYFELKAKLQSSPDYLQVLEEQTALNKI; translated from the coding sequence aTGATCATtgaaaaactgttttctttttattttttagattatttctCTTTATTCAGAAGCATAGAGTTGTTTGCTGTTTGCAAGAAgatgtttctttggctctttctGATTGTGTCAGCCCTGATTTCTTCAACAAATGCAGATTCTGACATATCAGTGGAAATTTGCAATGTGTGCTCCTGCGTGTCAGTAGAGAATGTGCTCTATGTCAATTGTGAGAAGGTTTCAGTCTACAGACCAAACCAGCTTAAACCACCTTGGTCTAATTTTTATCACCTCAATTtccaaaacaattttttaaatatcctCTATCCAAATACATTCGTAAACTTTTCACATGCGGTATCTCTGCATCTGGGAAATAATAAGCTGCAGAACATTGAGGGAGGAGCCTTTCTCGGGCTCAGTGCATTAAAGCAGTTGCACTTGAACAACAATGAATTAAAGATTCTCCGAGCTGACACTTTCCTTGGCATAGAGAACTTGGAGTATCTCCAGGCTGACTACAATTTAATCAAGTATATTGAACGAGGAGCCTTCAATAAGCTCCACAAACTGAAAGTTCTCATTCTTAATGACAATCTGATTTCATTCCTTCCTGATAATATTTTTCGATTCGCATCTTTAACCCATCTGGATATACGAGGAAACAGAATCCAGAAACTCCCCTATATTGGAGTTCTGGAACACATTGGCCGGGTTGTTGAATTGCAGCTGGAAGATAACCCTTGGAACTGTAGCTGTGATTTGTTGCCTCTAAAGGCTTGGTTGGAGAATATGCCATATAATATTTACATAGGAGAAGCTATCTGTGAAACTCCCAGTGACTTATATGGGAGGCTTTTAAAGGAAACCAACAAACAAGAATTATGCCCCATGGGCACAGGAAGTGATTTTGACGTTCGCATTCTGCCTCCATCTCAACTGGAAAATGGCTACACCACTCCCAATGGTCACACTACTCAAACAACCTTGCACAGATTAGTGACCAAACCACCCAAAACAACAAATCCTTCCAAAATCTCTGGAATAGTGGCAGGCAAAGCCCTCTCCAACCGAAATCTCAGTCAAATTGTGTCATACCAAACGAGAGTGCCTCCTCTTACACCTTGCCCAGCACCTTGCTTTTGCAAAACACATCCTTCTGATTTGGGGCTGAGTGTAAATTGCCAAGAGAAAAATATACAATCCATGTCTGAACTGATACCAAAACCTTTAAATGCCAAGAAGTTGCATGTCAATGGCAATAACATCAAAGATGTGGACATTTCAGACTTCACTGAGTTTGAAGGATTGGATTTGCTCCATTTAGGCAGCAATCAGATTACGGTGATCAAAGGAGAAGTGTTCCGCAATCTGACCAATCTACGCAGGCTTTATCTCAATGGAAATCAGATCGAAAGGCTGGACCCTGAAATATTTTCAGGTCTTCATAACCTGCAGTATCTGTATTTGGAATACAATTTGATTAAGGAAATCTTAGCAGGCACCTTTGACTCCATGCCCAATTTGCAGCTTCTCTACTTGAACAATAATCTCTTAAAGAGCCTTCCAGTTTACATTTTTTCTGGAGCACCTCTTGCTAGACTGAACCTGAGGAACAACAAATTCATGTACCTACCTGTCAGTGGAGTCCTCGATCAGTTGCAGTCTCTCACACAAATTGATTTGGAGGGAAACCCTTGGGACTGCACTTGTGACTTGGTAGCGTTAAAGCTGTGGCTGGAGAAGTTAAATGATGGGATTGTTGTGAAAGAACTGAAATGTGAGACTCCTGTTCAGTTTGCCAACATAGAACTGAAGTCCCTCAAAAATGAAATCTTATGTCCTAAACTCCTAAACAAGCCATCTGCACCGTTCACAAGCCCTGCACCTGCAATTGCGTTCACCACTCCGTTGGGTCCCATTCGAAGCCCTCCTGGGGGCCCAGTGCCTCTGTCTATTTTAATCTTAAGTATCTTGGTGGTCCTCATTTTAACTGTCTTTGTTGCATTTTGCCTTCTTGTTTTTGTGCTGAGACGCAACAAGAAACCCACAGTGAAGCATGAAGGTTTGGGGAACCCTGAGTGTGGCTCCATGCAGCTGCAACTAAGGAAGCATGAccacaaaaccaataaaaaagaTGGACTGAGCACAGAAGCATTCATTCCACAAACCATAGAACAGATGAGCAAGAGTCACACCTGTGGCCTGAAAGAATCTGAAACTGGGTTCATGTTTTCAGATCCTCCAGGACAGAAGGTCATGATGAGAAATGCTGCCGACAAAGACAAAGATTTACTGCATGTAGATaccaggaagagattgagcacaATTGATGAGCTGGATGAACTATTCCCTAGCAGAGATTCCAACGTGTTTATTCAGAATTTTCTTGAAAGCAAAAAGGAGTATAACAGCATTGGTGTCAGTGGCTTTGAAATTCGCTATCCAGAAAAACaacaagataaaaaaaacaagaagtcACTGATAGGTGGTAACCACAGTAAAATTGTTGTGGAACAAAGGAAGAGTGAGTATTTTGAACTGAAGGCAAAACTTCAGAGTTCTCCTGACTACCTACAGGTCCTTGAGGAGCAAACAGCTTTGAACAAGATATAG